From the genome of Staphylococcus haemolyticus, one region includes:
- a CDS encoding DNA translocase FtsK, whose translation MPQTKKKTTTRKKGAIARKSTKKKQQKKDSSIRYIVAIIIVILSVLGMFQLGIVGRMIDSFFNYLFGMSRYLTYILLSLITVYIAMQKKFPKTRRTFGLISLQFVLLITTQIIYHFQKGAASEREPVLSYVYKAYEHSHFPNFGGGLIGFYLLKIFIPLISIAGVIILTLILLSSSIILLLKLRHRDVVKASIDKMRNSSQSASSNFKVKREQNRLKKEERQREKEEERERLRQHQLEQEQLESEQIKDVSDFPEVSTEPEDIPIYGPSESQESKQTTTNKRKKRRFGLNSEDIDKENSSNDGTNLEDENLPESNSNDNHQMNGTISEAGEESNVAYHIPPLSLLNQPAKQQSTSKSEVQRKGQILESTMKNFGVNAKVKQIKIGPAVTQYEIQPAQGVKVSKIVNLHNDIALALAAKDVRIEAPIPGRSAVGIEVPNDKISLVTLKEVLESKFPASNKLEVGLGRDISGEPMTIQLNEMPHLLVAGSTGSGKSVCINGIITSILLNAKPHEVKLMLIDPKMVELNVYNGVPHLLIPVVTNPHKASQALEKVVAEMERRYDLFQHSSTRNIEGYNKFIRRQNEELDEKQAELPYIVVIVDELADLMMVAGKEVENAIQRITQMARAAGIHLIVATQRPSVDVITGIIKNNIPSRIAFAVSSQTDSRTIIGSGGAEKLLGKGDMLYVGNGESAQTRVQGAFLSDQEVQDVVNYVVEQQKANYVKEMEPDAPVDKSEMKSEDALYEDAYIFVIEQQKASTSLLQRQFRIGYNRASRLMDDLERNQVIGPQKGSKPRQVLVNLDDEEV comes from the coding sequence TTGCCACAAACTAAGAAAAAAACAACAACTCGTAAAAAGGGTGCAATAGCTCGTAAATCGACTAAGAAAAAGCAACAGAAAAAAGATAGCTCAATTCGCTATATCGTTGCAATCATTATAGTCATTTTGTCGGTTTTGGGAATGTTCCAATTAGGAATTGTTGGTCGAATGATTGATAGCTTTTTCAATTATTTGTTTGGAATGAGTCGCTATTTAACATACATATTACTAAGTTTGATTACAGTCTATATTGCAATGCAGAAGAAATTTCCTAAAACAAGACGGACTTTTGGGTTAATATCATTACAATTTGTCTTATTGATTACAACACAAATTATTTATCATTTTCAAAAAGGTGCAGCATCTGAAAGAGAACCTGTTTTATCCTATGTGTATAAGGCTTATGAACATAGTCATTTTCCGAATTTTGGTGGGGGATTAATAGGATTTTATTTACTTAAAATATTTATTCCACTCATTTCAATTGCCGGTGTCATAATCCTTACATTAATTTTATTAAGTTCTAGTATTATTTTATTGCTTAAACTTAGACATAGAGATGTTGTTAAAGCATCAATTGATAAAATGAGAAACTCAAGTCAAAGTGCATCATCTAATTTCAAAGTAAAAAGAGAGCAAAACAGACTTAAAAAAGAAGAACGTCAACGTGAAAAAGAAGAAGAGCGTGAACGCCTAAGACAACATCAATTAGAACAAGAACAACTTGAGTCAGAACAAATCAAAGATGTTAGTGACTTCCCTGAAGTTAGTACTGAACCAGAAGATATTCCTATATATGGACCTAGTGAATCGCAAGAAAGTAAACAAACAACTACTAATAAACGTAAGAAAAGACGTTTTGGTTTAAATAGTGAAGATATTGATAAAGAGAATAGTAGTAACGATGGAACAAATCTAGAGGATGAAAATTTACCAGAGTCGAATTCAAATGATAATCATCAAATGAATGGAACAATTTCCGAAGCTGGTGAAGAGTCAAATGTGGCATATCACATTCCTCCATTATCATTACTTAATCAGCCAGCTAAGCAGCAATCTACATCTAAGTCTGAAGTTCAACGTAAAGGCCAGATACTCGAATCAACAATGAAAAATTTTGGTGTAAATGCAAAAGTTAAGCAAATTAAAATTGGTCCAGCTGTTACACAATATGAAATCCAACCAGCCCAAGGGGTTAAGGTTAGTAAAATTGTTAATTTGCATAATGATATTGCACTCGCTTTGGCAGCAAAAGATGTACGAATTGAAGCACCAATTCCAGGTCGCTCAGCTGTTGGTATAGAGGTACCAAATGATAAGATTTCTTTAGTTACGCTTAAAGAAGTTCTTGAATCTAAATTCCCAGCGAGTAATAAGCTGGAAGTTGGACTTGGTAGAGATATTTCTGGTGAACCAATGACAATTCAATTAAATGAAATGCCCCACCTATTAGTTGCAGGATCAACTGGTAGTGGTAAATCAGTATGTATCAATGGCATTATTACTAGTATTCTTTTAAATGCAAAACCTCATGAAGTTAAACTTATGTTAATTGATCCTAAAATGGTGGAATTAAATGTTTATAATGGGGTGCCACATTTATTAATACCGGTAGTTACAAATCCACACAAAGCTTCTCAAGCATTAGAGAAGGTAGTTGCTGAAATGGAACGACGATATGATTTATTCCAGCATTCATCTACACGTAATATTGAAGGGTATAATAAATTTATACGCCGTCAGAATGAAGAACTTGATGAAAAACAAGCAGAATTACCTTATATAGTAGTCATTGTAGATGAGTTAGCTGATTTAATGATGGTTGCAGGAAAAGAAGTAGAGAACGCAATTCAACGTATCACTCAAATGGCTAGAGCAGCAGGTATTCATTTAATTGTTGCTACTCAAAGACCATCTGTAGATGTAATCACTGGTATAATCAAAAATAATATACCATCACGTATTGCGTTCGCAGTAAGTTCTCAAACTGACTCTAGAACAATTATAGGCTCTGGTGGAGCTGAGAAATTACTTGGTAAAGGTGATATGCTATATGTAGGAAATGGTGAATCAGCTCAAACGCGTGTACAAGGTGCTTTCTTAAGTGATCAAGAAGTGCAAGATGTAGTTAACTATGTTGTTGAACAACAAAAAGCAAATTATGTGAAAGAAATGGAACCAGATGCGCCAGTAGATAAATCAGAAATGAAGAGTGAAGATGCTTTATATGAAGATGCATATATATTTGTAATTGAACAACAGAAAGCTAGTACTTCACTATTGCAACGACAATTTAGGATTGGCTATAATCGTGCTTCTAGATTAATGGACGATTTGGAACGTAACCAAGTTATCGGACCACAAAAGGGCAGTAAACCTAGACAAGTATTAGTAAATTTAGATGATGAAGAGGTGTAA
- the pnp gene encoding polyribonucleotide nucleotidyltransferase, with translation MSQEKKVFKTEWAGRSLTIEIGQLAKQANGAVLVRYGDTVVLSTAVASKEPRDGDFFPLTVNYEEKMYAAGKIPGGFKKREGRPGDEATLTARLIDRPIRPLFPKGYRHDVQIMNTVLSADPDCSPEMAAMIGSSMALSVSDIPFQGPIAGVNVGYVDGKYVINPTVEEKEVSRLDLEVAGHKDAVNMVEAGASEITEKEMLEAIFFGHDEIKRLVAFQEEVVAHIQPVKKEFVPVERDEALVSRVKTLTEEKGLKETVLTFDKQQRDENLDTLKAEIATEFVDEADPENELLIDEVYAILNDLVKEEVRRLIADEKIRPDGRKPDEIRPLESEVGLLPRAHGSGLFTRGQTQALSVLTLGALGDYQLIDGLGPEQEKRFMHHYNFPNFSVGETGPVRAPGRREIGHGALGERALKYIIPDTTEFPYTVRIVSEVLESNGSSSQASICGSTLALMDAGVPIKAPVAGIAMGLVTREDSYTILTDIQGMEDALGDMDFKVAGTKEGITAIQMDIKIDGLTREVIEEALEQARQGRLAIMDHMLQTIDQPRKELSAYAPKVEIMHIKPEKIRDVIGPGGKKINEIIDETGVKLDIEQDGTIFIGAIDQDMINRAREIIEDITREAEVGQVYNAKVKRIEKYGAFVELFAGKDALLHISQISKERINKVEDVLSIGDSIEVKITEIDKQGRVNASHKALDENK, from the coding sequence ATGTCTCAAGAAAAGAAAGTGTTTAAAACTGAGTGGGCTGGAAGATCGTTAACGATTGAGATAGGGCAATTAGCAAAACAAGCTAATGGTGCAGTTTTAGTACGTTATGGAGATACGGTTGTATTATCTACGGCTGTAGCATCTAAAGAACCTCGTGATGGTGACTTTTTCCCATTAACAGTTAACTATGAAGAAAAAATGTATGCTGCTGGTAAAATTCCAGGAGGATTTAAAAAACGTGAAGGTCGTCCAGGAGACGAAGCAACATTAACTGCACGTTTAATTGATAGACCAATTCGACCACTTTTCCCTAAAGGATATCGACATGACGTTCAAATTATGAACACAGTACTAAGCGCTGATCCAGATTGTTCGCCTGAAATGGCTGCTATGATAGGTTCTTCAATGGCATTAAGTGTTTCAGATATTCCTTTCCAAGGACCAATTGCTGGTGTTAATGTAGGTTATGTTGATGGTAAATATGTAATTAACCCTACCGTTGAGGAAAAAGAAGTTTCACGTCTAGACCTAGAAGTTGCCGGCCATAAAGACGCTGTAAACATGGTAGAGGCTGGTGCAAGTGAAATAACTGAGAAAGAAATGTTAGAAGCTATTTTCTTCGGACATGATGAAATCAAACGTTTAGTAGCATTCCAAGAAGAAGTGGTAGCTCACATTCAGCCTGTTAAAAAAGAATTTGTACCTGTAGAACGTGATGAAGCACTGGTTTCAAGAGTTAAAACACTTACTGAAGAAAAAGGCTTAAAAGAAACAGTTCTAACATTTGATAAACAACAACGTGACGAAAACTTGGATACGTTAAAAGCTGAAATTGCAACTGAATTTGTTGACGAAGCAGATCCTGAAAATGAATTGTTAATTGATGAAGTTTATGCAATTTTAAATGACTTAGTTAAAGAAGAAGTACGTCGTCTTATCGCTGATGAAAAAATTAGACCTGATGGGCGTAAACCAGATGAAATTAGACCACTTGAATCTGAAGTTGGTTTATTGCCACGAGCACATGGCTCAGGTTTATTTACACGTGGACAAACTCAAGCTTTATCTGTATTAACATTAGGAGCATTAGGTGATTATCAACTTATTGATGGACTAGGTCCTGAACAAGAAAAACGATTCATGCATCATTACAACTTCCCTAATTTCTCTGTTGGAGAGACAGGCCCAGTTAGAGCACCTGGTCGTCGTGAGATTGGACATGGTGCATTAGGCGAGAGAGCACTAAAATACATTATTCCAGATACAACTGAATTCCCTTACACTGTACGTATTGTAAGTGAAGTATTAGAATCTAACGGTTCATCTTCACAAGCATCAATTTGTGGTTCAACTTTAGCTTTGATGGATGCTGGTGTGCCAATTAAAGCGCCTGTTGCAGGTATAGCAATGGGACTAGTCACACGTGAAGATAGTTATACGATTCTTACGGATATTCAAGGTATGGAAGATGCTTTAGGAGATATGGATTTTAAAGTTGCAGGTACAAAAGAAGGTATCACTGCGATACAAATGGACATTAAAATTGATGGTTTAACACGTGAAGTCATTGAAGAAGCTCTAGAACAAGCTCGACAAGGTCGATTAGCGATAATGGATCACATGTTACAAACAATTGATCAACCTCGTAAAGAATTAAGTGCTTATGCTCCTAAAGTGGAAATAATGCATATTAAACCTGAAAAAATTAGAGACGTAATTGGACCAGGTGGTAAGAAAATTAATGAAATCATTGATGAAACTGGGGTTAAATTAGATATTGAACAAGATGGTACAATCTTCATAGGTGCAATCGATCAAGACATGATTAACCGTGCTCGTGAAATTATTGAAGATATCACACGTGAAGCGGAAGTAGGCCAAGTTTACAATGCAAAAGTTAAACGTATTGAAAAGTATGGTGCTTTTGTTGAATTGTTTGCCGGTAAAGATGCTTTATTACACATCTCTCAAATTTCAAAAGAGCGTATTAATAAAGTAGAGGATGTATTAAGTATAGGCGATTCAATTGAAGTGAAAATAACTGAAATTGACAAACAAGGTCGCGTAAATGCTTCTCATAAAGCATTAGATGAAAATAAATAA
- the rbfA gene encoding 30S ribosome-binding factor RbfA: MNNMRAERVGEQMKKEIMDIVNNKVKDPRVGFITITDVDLTNDLSQAKVYLTVLGSEKEVNDTFKALDKAKGFIKSELGSRMRLRIVPELFFEYDESIEYGNKIEKMIQDLHKQDR, encoded by the coding sequence ATGAATAACATGAGAGCAGAACGCGTAGGCGAACAAATGAAGAAAGAAATTATGGATATCGTTAATAATAAAGTTAAAGATCCTAGAGTAGGGTTTATCACTATTACTGACGTTGACTTAACAAATGACTTATCTCAAGCAAAAGTTTACCTTACAGTCTTAGGTAGCGAAAAAGAAGTTAATGATACGTTTAAAGCTTTAGACAAAGCGAAAGGATTTATTAAATCTGAATTAGGTTCAAGAATGAGATTGCGTATCGTTCCAGAATTATTCTTTGAATATGATGAATCAATTGAGTATGGTAATAAAATCGAGAAAATGATTCAAGATTTGCATAAGCAAGATAGATAA
- the rnjB gene encoding ribonuclease J2 has product MSLVKKKNDDIRIIPLGGVGEIAKNMYIVEVDDEMFMLDAGLMFPEDEMLGVDIVIPDIQYVIENKEKLKGIFLSHGHEHAIGAVSYILEQIDAPVYGSKLTLALVKENMKSRNVKKKVRYYTVNHDSVMRFKNVNITFFNTTHSIPDSLGICIHTSYGSIVYTGEFKFDQSLQGHYTPDIKRMAEIGEEGVFALISDSTEAEKPGYNTPENVIESHIYDAFAKVKGRLIVSCYASNFIRIQQVLNTASKLNRKVSFLGRSLESSFNIARKMGYFDIPKDLLIPINEVGNYPKNEVVIIATGMEGEPIEALSQMAQQKHKIMNIEEGDSVYLAITASANMEVIIADTLNELVRAGAYIIPNNKKIHASSHGCMEELKMMINIMKPEYFIPVQGEFKMQIAHAKLANESGVAPEKIFLVEKGDVIHYDGKDMVLNEKVNSGNILIDGIGVGDVGNIVLRDRHLLAEDGIFIAVVTLDPKNRRIAAGPEIQSRGFVYVRESEELMKEAEDKVREIVEAGLQEKRIEWSDIKQNMRDQISKLLFESTKRRPMIIPVISEI; this is encoded by the coding sequence TTGAGTTTAGTGAAAAAAAAGAATGACGATATTCGCATCATTCCACTTGGTGGTGTCGGCGAAATCGCAAAAAATATGTATATCGTTGAAGTAGACGATGAAATGTTTATGTTAGATGCGGGGTTAATGTTCCCAGAAGATGAAATGTTAGGTGTAGATATTGTAATTCCTGACATTCAATATGTCATTGAAAATAAAGAAAAACTAAAAGGTATCTTTCTAAGCCATGGTCATGAACATGCTATTGGTGCAGTTAGCTACATTTTAGAACAAATTGATGCACCAGTATATGGCTCTAAATTAACGTTAGCACTTGTTAAAGAAAATATGAAGTCACGTAATGTTAAAAAGAAAGTACGTTATTATACTGTAAATCATGATTCAGTAATGAGATTTAAAAATGTTAATATTACTTTCTTTAACACTACACACAGCATTCCTGATAGTTTAGGAATTTGCATTCATACTTCATACGGTTCAATCGTTTATACAGGTGAATTTAAATTTGATCAAAGTTTACAAGGACACTACACGCCAGATATCAAACGTATGGCTGAAATAGGTGAAGAAGGTGTCTTCGCATTAATCAGTGACTCTACAGAAGCTGAGAAACCAGGATATAATACACCTGAGAATGTTATAGAATCACACATTTACGATGCTTTTGCGAAAGTAAAAGGACGCTTAATTGTGTCATGCTATGCTTCAAACTTTATTAGAATTCAACAAGTTTTGAACACTGCAAGTAAACTAAATCGTAAAGTTTCCTTTTTAGGTCGTTCGCTTGAAAGTTCGTTTAATATTGCACGTAAAATGGGATATTTTGACATTCCTAAAGACTTGTTAATCCCTATTAACGAAGTTGGAAATTATCCTAAAAATGAAGTCGTAATTATTGCCACTGGTATGGAAGGCGAACCTATCGAAGCATTGAGCCAAATGGCCCAACAGAAACACAAAATAATGAATATTGAAGAAGGCGATTCAGTATATTTAGCAATCACAGCATCAGCTAATATGGAAGTTATCATTGCTGATACACTAAATGAATTAGTGCGCGCAGGTGCATATATTATTCCTAACAATAAAAAGATTCATGCATCTAGTCATGGTTGCATGGAAGAATTAAAAATGATGATTAATATTATGAAACCTGAATACTTTATCCCTGTTCAAGGTGAATTTAAAATGCAAATTGCGCATGCTAAATTGGCTAACGAATCTGGTGTGGCGCCGGAGAAAATTTTCTTAGTCGAAAAGGGAGACGTTATTCATTACGATGGTAAAGATATGGTATTAAACGAGAAAGTTAATTCTGGCAATATTCTTATCGATGGTATTGGTGTAGGAGATGTCGGTAATATCGTATTGAGAGATCGTCATTTACTTGCAGAAGATGGTATTTTTATTGCAGTTGTTACATTGGATCCGAAAAATAGACGAATTGCTGCTGGTCCTGAAATTCAATCACGTGGCTTTGTATACGTCCGTGAAAGTGAAGAACTAATGAAGGAAGCAGAAGATAAGGTTCGTGAAATTGTTGAAGCAGGTCTTCAAGAGAAACGTATTGAATGGTCTGACATCAAACAGAATATGCGAGATCAAATCAGTAAATTACTATTTGAAAGTACAAAACGTCGTCCAATGATTATTCCAGTTATTTCAGAAATTTAA
- the ribF gene encoding riboflavin biosynthesis protein RibF yields MKVIEVTHPIQEDQLIKEDVAMAFGFFDGMHRGHHKVFEALDERAAAQNLKKAVTTFDPHPSVVLNPERKRTDYLTPLSDKLEMIEQHDVDYCIVINFSSRFASVTAEEFVQDYIINNRVKEVIAGFDFTYGKFGKGNMSVLNEMDEFSTTIVGKQEMETEKISTTAIREALKEGNLKKVNEQLGYLYRIKGTVVQGEKRGRTIGFPTANVQPSDDYVLPKKGVYAVSMAIGAENKIYRGVANVGVKPTFHDPSKAEVVIEVNIFDFNDNIYGERVIVYWHHYLRPEVKFDGIDPLVEQMNNDKEKAKYLLSVDFGDDVSYNI; encoded by the coding sequence ATGAAAGTGATAGAAGTAACCCATCCAATTCAAGAAGATCAATTGATAAAAGAAGACGTTGCGATGGCATTTGGCTTTTTTGATGGCATGCATCGTGGTCATCATAAAGTGTTTGAAGCATTGGATGAACGTGCTGCAGCGCAAAATCTAAAAAAGGCAGTAACAACATTCGATCCTCATCCTTCTGTTGTGTTAAATCCTGAACGTAAACGCACGGATTATTTAACACCACTTTCAGATAAACTTGAAATGATTGAACAGCACGACGTGGATTATTGTATTGTTATTAATTTTTCTTCACGATTTGCGAGTGTAACAGCAGAAGAGTTTGTTCAAGACTATATTATTAATAATCGTGTTAAAGAAGTAATTGCTGGTTTTGACTTTACTTACGGTAAATTCGGAAAAGGTAACATGTCCGTATTAAATGAAATGGATGAATTTAGTACTACAATAGTTGGTAAACAAGAAATGGAAACTGAAAAAATCTCTACTACTGCAATTAGGGAAGCTTTGAAAGAAGGGAATTTAAAAAAGGTAAATGAACAGTTAGGTTATCTCTATCGAATTAAAGGCACTGTAGTTCAAGGAGAGAAACGTGGACGTACAATTGGCTTTCCTACGGCAAATGTTCAACCTAGTGATGATTATGTTTTACCTAAAAAAGGGGTTTATGCTGTTAGTATGGCAATAGGTGCTGAAAATAAAATCTATCGTGGTGTAGCTAATGTTGGTGTTAAACCTACTTTTCACGATCCTTCTAAAGCTGAAGTAGTGATTGAAGTTAATATCTTTGATTTTAATGACAATATATATGGTGAACGTGTTATTGTTTATTGGCATCATTACTTAAGACCAGAAGTTAAATTTGATGGTATTGATCCATTAGTTGAACAAATGAATAATGATAAAGAAAAAGCGAAATACTTACTTTCAGTTGATTTCGGTGATGATGTATCGTATAATATTTAA
- the truB gene encoding tRNA pseudouridine(55) synthase TruB — translation MYNGILPVYKERGLTSHDVVFKLRKILKTKKIGHTGTLDPEVSGVLPVCIGTATRVSDYVMDMGKSYNATITLGESTTTEDQTGEVIDKIDVQANAININEVDAVLKQFEGIIEQVPPMYSSVKVNGKKLYEYARKGETVERPIRKVNIDSIARTSELQFEDGKCHFNIEVKCGKGTYIRTLATDIGKQLGYPAHMSLLTRINSGGFDIKDSITLDQISQLHEQDTLQPHLFPLEYGLKSLPKIYVSDENIKTRILNGQKFNKKQFNQTIEQQLVFIDSETEKVMAIYIQHPEKNHEIKPKKVFN, via the coding sequence ATGTATAATGGTATTTTACCTGTATATAAAGAGCGTGGATTGACGAGTCATGATGTCGTCTTTAAGCTAAGAAAAATCTTAAAAACTAAGAAAATAGGTCATACTGGGACATTAGATCCTGAAGTTTCTGGGGTATTGCCAGTATGTATTGGTACTGCCACTCGTGTAAGTGATTATGTGATGGATATGGGAAAATCTTATAACGCTACCATAACTCTAGGGGAAAGTACGACAACGGAAGATCAAACAGGAGAAGTTATTGATAAAATAGATGTACAAGCAAACGCAATAAATATAAACGAAGTAGACGCTGTTTTAAAACAATTTGAAGGAATTATAGAACAAGTTCCACCTATGTATTCATCTGTTAAAGTAAATGGTAAAAAGTTATATGAGTATGCACGTAAAGGTGAAACTGTTGAACGACCAATTCGTAAAGTAAATATAGATTCGATAGCACGCACCTCTGAACTTCAATTCGAAGATGGGAAATGTCATTTTAATATTGAGGTTAAGTGTGGTAAAGGTACATATATTCGCACATTAGCAACGGATATTGGTAAACAATTAGGGTATCCAGCTCACATGTCGCTATTGACACGAATAAATTCAGGTGGGTTTGACATTAAAGATAGTATAACATTAGATCAAATCTCTCAATTACATGAGCAAGACACATTACAACCACACTTATTTCCTTTAGAATATGGTTTGAAAAGTTTGCCGAAAATTTATGTTTCTGATGAAAATATAAAAACTAGAATATTAAATGGACAAAAGTTTAATAAAAAACAATTTAATCAAACGATTGAACAACAACTTGTCTTTATTGATTCTGAGACGGAGAAAGTAATGGCAATTTATATTCAACATCCGGAAAAAAATCATGAAATAAAACCTAAAAAAGTATTTAATTAA
- the rpsO gene encoding 30S ribosomal protein S15: MAITQERKNEIIKEYRVHETDTGSPEVQIAVLTAEIAALNEHLREHKKDHHSRRGLLKMVGRRRHLLNYLRGKDIQRYRELIKSLGIRR, encoded by the coding sequence ATGGCAATCACTCAAGAACGTAAAAATGAAATTATCAAAGAATATCGCGTGCACGAAACTGACACTGGTTCACCAGAAGTACAAATCGCTGTTTTAACAGCAGAAATCGCTGCGTTAAACGAACACTTACGTGAACACAAAAAAGACCACCATTCACGTCGTGGATTATTAAAAATGGTAGGTCGTCGTCGTCACTTATTAAACTACTTACGTGGTAAAGATATTCAACGTTACCGTGAATTAATTAAATCATTAGGTATTCGTCGTTAA